In one window of Nilaparvata lugens isolate BPH unplaced genomic scaffold, ASM1435652v1 scaffold6107, whole genome shotgun sequence DNA:
- the LOC120356191 gene encoding indole-3-acetaldehyde oxidase-like produces MSPPGGSWSKGDEKDAQPPENKKVSENEVAFKINGKEYRASGLPIYITLNTFIRDHANLKGTKYMCEEGGCGACIVAATIPNPQTGKSTTIAVNSVSSVRGK; encoded by the exons ATGAGCCCACCAGGAGGATCCTGGTCTAAAGGAGATGAAAAAGATGCCCAGCCTCCTGAAAATAAGAA AGTTTCCGAAAATGAAGTGGCTTTTAAGATTAATGGCAAAGAATATCGAG CATCTGGATTGCCAATCTACATAACTCTCAACACCTTCATCAGAGATCATGCAAACCTGAAGGGAACCAAATATATGTGCGAAGAAGGAGGATGTGGGGCATGCATTGTTGCCGCTACTATACCCAATCCACAGACTGGCAAATCAACAACTATCGCTGTCAACTCTGTAAGTTCAGTCAGAGGCAAATAG